The Aureimonas mangrovi genome contains the following window.
GTCAGTCGGGGCCCTCGCGATCGGCATCCTCTTCGGTCGCAAGCCGATCGAGGGGTCGTGCGGAGGCATCGCCTGCGGCCATTCCTGCGCGTCCTGCGGGCGGGGAGGGGAGCGATGAGACCGGTGCTCGCCCGCGTCGCCGATCACATGCGCACCGATCTCGTGACCCTGTCGCCCACGATGGAAATCGTGGAAGCGGTGTCGATCCTGATCAGTGCGCGCGTCTCGGGTGCCTGCGTCCTCGACACGTCCGGCGAGCTCGTCGGCGTCCTTTCCAAGCGCGACTGCCTGAAGGCCGCGTTGAACGCTTCCTACTACAAGCAGTGGGGCGGTACGGTCGCCGACCACATGTCCACCGCGATCGAAACGCTGGACGCGGACGCCGACATCGTCGCCGCGGCCGAGCGCTTCGTGGCGAGTACCTTCCGCCGCTTCCCGGTCCTGCGCGACGGCCGCCTCGTTGGCCAGATCAGCCGCACCGACGTGCTCGAGGCACTCTCGGCGCAATGGCGCTGAGTCTTCTTCCCATCGAAACCAGGAGAACAACCGATGACCAAAGTTTCCCGCCGCCGCTTCATGGCCGCCACCACGGCCGCCACCATCACTTTGCCGATCGCCACAGCCGCGCGGGCGCAGGAAGCGGAAGGCGCTGCCAGCGTCTCCGTTGAAGAAGCCTTGCGCAACCGCCGCTCCACGCGCCGGTTCGCCAATGCCGCGATCCCGCAAGAACAGCTCCTGCGCCTCCTCTGGGCTGCGAACGGAGTGAACCGCGAGGATTCGGACGGCCGCACCGTGCCCGCCTGGCGTTCGGCCAAGAACGTCGACCTCTACGTTGCGCAAGAGGGCGGTGTCGGTCGCTACGATCCCGCGGCCAATGTGTTGGAAACGATGAGCGAGGAGGACCTTCGCGGCGTCGTCAGCGACCAGTCCTACATCGTGCGCGCGCCCGCCGTTCTGATCTACGTCTCGGACCGCGACCGGTTGGCCGAGGCCGCCGGCGAGAGCGCGGCGGACGAGATGGCGATGGCCATCGGCGCCCATGTGAACTCGGCTGTGATGGCGCAGAACGTCTACCTCTTCGCTGCCGCCGAGGGACTCGGAACCGTGCTCATCGGCGGCAGCGCCGACCGGGCGGCGATCGCCGAGGCGCTTTCGCTGGGCGAGGCCC
Protein-coding sequences here:
- a CDS encoding nitroreductase family protein, with product MTKVSRRRFMAATTAATITLPIATAARAQEAEGAASVSVEEALRNRRSTRRFANAAIPQEQLLRLLWAANGVNREDSDGRTVPAWRSAKNVDLYVAQEGGVGRYDPAANVLETMSEEDLRGVVSDQSYIVRAPAVLIYVSDRDRLAEAAGESAADEMAMAIGAHVNSAVMAQNVYLFAAAEGLGTVLIGGSADRAAIAEALSLGEAQTVTYIQPVGVPR
- a CDS encoding CBS domain-containing protein, with the translated sequence MRPVLARVADHMRTDLVTLSPTMEIVEAVSILISARVSGACVLDTSGELVGVLSKRDCLKAALNASYYKQWGGTVADHMSTAIETLDADADIVAAAERFVASTFRRFPVLRDGRLVGQISRTDVLEALSAQWR